A window of Thermoproteus sp. genomic DNA:
CGCTACTACGTTCGAGATGGCCGGACAGAAATGGTGGGAGAGCAACGGTAGCGTGCTCAAGGTCTACCTACCGGGCGGCACCGTGGCCGAAGATCTGCCTCCCGGTACTAAGGACGAGTTAACCATCACCTGGAACCTGCCTAGTTACTCCACCACCATGGAGAGGCTACTGGCGAGGGCTGTCCATTTGGCTGTGGTCAACGTAGTGGCTTGGGCCAATTTGCTCTACGCCCTGGAGCTAGTAAGCCAGGGGAGGACTCAAACCTCTAGGCCTTGGAGCTACGGCAAGTGGCCCAGCTTTAGCTACAGCTTCGGCTGGCACCAAGTGCCTAGGGGCAATTGCATGCATTGGCTCGTGCAACAAAACGGGCGTATAGCCAACTACCAGTACGAGGCGCCCACGACGCCCAACGTGAGTCCGCAGAATAACCGTTGTACCGACCCCTGGAAGGGACAATGCGCAGGTCCCTTCGAGATGTCGGTGCGCAACAGCGTGGTGACGGAGGAGGTCCCGCCGGACCAGTGGACCGGCCTTGACTTCGTGAGGGCTATCCGTAGCTTCGACCCCTGTCTGGCATGTGCGGTGCACTTCGAGGCTAAGGGCGAAGGTGGTCGCGTCTACACGACCATAGAGAAGGTGTTATGGAACGCCTGCGCGTTGTAGGGCTGGGCAACCCCATCTACGGCGACGACGGCTTCGGCTCCTGCCTCGCCCAATACCTCTCCCTTTTTAACGACTTCGTCTTAGACGGCAACGCCCACGGCGTGGGGATATTGGGCAATTTGACAGACGCCAACGTTCTGGTGTTCATAGATGTAGACATAAGGCTTCCGCCCGGCGCGGTGGCCCTCGAGAGGATCGAGGGGTCTCTCACTGTCGACGAGACCAGAATGGTGGACGCCCATAGGGCTCCCCCCTCGCTACTTGTCGGATACCTCAGAGCCATGGGCAAGCCCGTCGAGGCCTATCTAGTCGCCGTGGGGCCTCGTAGGATCGAGCCCATGGCGCCGCCGTCCCGCGAGGTGTTAGAGGCATCTCCGAAGGCCGTGGCGCTCTTAAAGGAGGTGTTGGGCAAATATGGCGTTGAGCTAAAGGTCGAGGGCGATCCGAGGGGGGCCGTGGAGGAGTGCTACAAGAGGGCGTTGGGATGGAGGACCTCATAAAAATAATCGCGGAGCTCGTCAAGGCGTATAGGGAGGTCAAATCGACTTTGGAGAAGCCGCTTGTAGACGCCCTAAAGGATGTCGTGAGTCAGGCTTTATATAGTCAATTGACGGATTTAGGAGTAGCTAAGGAGTTCGCGCCGGCCGATATAAACGCCTTGAAGAAAATAGTGGAGTCGCACTTCAAGAGGAAAGAAGATTATTAAACGATACAAGAGATCCCTTTATGATATACGGCAAACAACACGTGTTTTGGCTCATCTACGGCACCGACTTCGACCTGCCCGCGGTCCTCGCCAAATTGGTAGGCCTCGGCTACGAGATAGCGAGGAGCGGATATAGGGAAGGCTACGTCTACCTGGATCCATTGCCCGGCGGGTATGCGGCGAGGAGGGTGTATGAAGAGGGCGAGGTACGCCTCTTGGCGAACCTACAAAGGGGGGCCCTGGGCGTGGTGGCGGAGGAACACCAATTGATGTTGAGGGGGGTCGCCGACGTCTTTCGGGCGCTTTCCGAGTTGAAAATAGGCGAACCTCCTCGTGTGGAGTTACATGTGACCTTCGGCTTTGTGGGGAGCCTTAAGGAGTCGGGCGAGATAGACGCCGGGGACCTTAAGCTCAAACGCGCAGGTCTCTACGCCACTTACGGCGACCCTCATACGGGCGACGGCGTGCTCCTATCGATAAGCCCGCTGGGCCCCCAGAGGTATATGGCTTATGTATTAATCGGCGGCAGATGGGAATTCGTCATAGGCTACGCTAGAAGGGTATGGGAGTTGGCCTCTAACATATTGAAGTCGGTTGCCGAAGGCGTTTGAGCCCATATGGGCGTCGTGATCCCTCCCTCCATGAAGTACAAAACTATAGACGTGCAGGAATACGTCAAGATATGGCGGAGCTCCGTCGAGAGCCTCGAGGCGCTAACTAGGTTTTGGGGCGATTGGGCTCGCCGACTTGTCTGGCGGACTCCATGGCGTGATGTATTCGACGGGAGGCGTTGGTTCCCTGGAGGGGAGCTCAACGCGTCTGTCAACGTGTTGGATAGGCACAGGGGGACCTACGTATGGGATAAAGTCGGCCTCATCTTCGAGACTGAGGAGGGGAACGTCCGCGCGTATACCTATTCGCAACTACATGCCCTAGTCGAGGCAGTTGCCGCCAAGTTCAGGGCATTGGGCCTCGGTATCGGCGATTACGCCGTCATATACGCCCCTCCACTGCCGGAGACATTGGCATCGGCCTGGGCTCTGGCTAGGATCGGCGCAACGTTCGAGTGGGTGTTCACAGGCTGGGGCCGTTGGTTTCTAGCGATGCGGCTGAGGGCTCTGCGCCCCAAGCTGGTTGTGACCGCAGATGCCTTCCCCCGAAGGGGGAAGCCCATACGCGTGAAGGACAATGTGGATGCGGCTCTTAAGTCTTCGGGCCTAGAGGCGAAGGTCGTCGTCGTGCCTAGGATGGGCGTGGACATCTCGACAGGCCCCAACGACATATATCTGGCCGACATTCCCGACTCGGGAGAGCGCGGACCCGCCTACGTGGAGTCATCCTACCCCCTCTTCGCGTTGCCGGCGACCGAGGCCGAGGGGTCTGAGGGCACTGTGTTGCATGAGACCGGCGGATATCTGACTCAGACCTATGCCACGACGATTTGGATGGGGCTTAGGCCGAGGGACACTTACTTCTGCACTGTGTTGCCCGGTTGGATAACTGGCATAACCTACGTCCTCTTCGGCCCCTTTATGGTCGGATCTACAGTCGTCGTCTATGAAGGGGGGCCGGACTACCCCAGTTGGGACAGGTGGTGGGAGATTGTGGAGAAGCGCGCAGTTACTGTGTTTTTAACCACAGTGGGGGCGCTCCGCCTCCTATCTAAATTCAGCTCGGTGGAGCGCTATAACCTCGACACGTTGAGGCTTGTCTTAACTACGGCTGAGCCCATGGAGGAAGAAGTGTGGTGGTGGGCATATAGGTCGATAACTGGACGCGCCGCTGTGTACGACTACGACCCGAAGGGGGGTGGAGGTAGGATCCCTGTGATACATTATTATATCACGCGGGAAGTCGGCACGTTTTTCGCAGGCAATCTGCCGAACTTCGCCTTCGCGCCGATTAAGCCCGGCACTAGCGGGCTTCCATTTCCCGGATTTGCATTGGACTCCATAGGCCCTGATGGAACGTCGGTGAGGAACTCGGCGGGTAGGCTGGTCTTGAGGATGCCGTGGCCGGCCATGCCCTTAGAGTCCCATAGATGGCGTAGCGGACTCTTCTACCTTGGCGACTACGGCATAATCGACTCGCAGATGTATGTGAGGGTGGTGGGGAGGGACGACGGCGTGTTGAAGGTAAACGGATACAGAATCTCTCCAGGCGATATAAAAAAGGCGCTGGCCGAGGCGGGCGTAGAGGCCGAAGTGAAGGCTAGATTCGACCCGCAGAAGTTCCAAGTCCCCCTAGTGAGGACAAGGGCACCTCCAGAGGAGGTGATAAGGACTGTTAGGACCCTTGTGGGGCCCATAGCGGAGCCTGAAGTAGAACAACTCTACTAAATGTGGATTACTTTTAGGCGCTTCATGTTGAAGGACATGCTAAAAGAGGCGAAATGTTCTCTACGACGGGCTAGGAGTCTGCCAGATGGTCGGCCTTTATATTTGACTGTCGTTAGGGGTAAGATCTTTGCTTATTATTAAGACAAAGCTCATATAAGTCGTAACGATACGTGTGGTCTGGGTTGAACGACTCAGGAGAACGATGAAAAAAGATATACTGAACGTTAGGTGTTAGCAAATGGGGTTATTTCTCGCTTACCTGCTTTAAGTTTTCCTCCATGCAACTGCCCATGGACTTCAGTATGGTGAGCATAAGCCCCATGGCCTTCTGCACCTCTGGATCTCTCATGGCGCTAAGCAGACCGAACAGCCCAACCTTAGGCGCTCCGTTTTCTGCTATCTGCCTCAACGCCTTGCTGGTGCACGTGACTCCGCCCTGCATAGCGGCGCCCATGGCGTTTATGTCGGCGGAGTCCATAATGGACAACATGGATATCAAAGGCGCGGCGACTTTGAACACCTGTATATCCGCCATTAGGTGGGGCAACTTCTCCAACACTATCTTGATCGGCAGGAGTAGAGAGCTTAGCTCTTCTACCTCCCTCCTCAACGTCTGCACTTCGGCCAGTAGCCTCTCGTAGTCGGCCTTGGGCACTAGGACGGCCTCGCTCATGGCACCACCCCCAACAACCAGTTGAAATAGATTTTCTCGAACATCTCCTTGAATATCCTACTAACCGGCGACGGAGGTAGGAACATGCAGTCGGGATACGGCTTCTGCTTCTTGACAAACGGCGTGAAGTCACAAGCGGCGGCCATGCCATAAGCGCCTACATCTAAGGCGCAAGTCCCCACTATCCTAAACGGCGGCTTGCCCAACGATATGCCGAGCAGATCGGCGAGGAGGTTGCTGACTACCCACGGGGAGTAGGAGTGGAGGATGGTGCCGGCCATGCCCACGGGCACGTTCGGCGCCGCCACATCGCCGATCACATAAACATCGTCATAATTCGCGCTCCTGAAGTCGCCGTTGGCGGGGTTGCGGGGCGCCGCCCAGCCGTTTTTAGCCAAGTCGCTATTTAGTACGGGATCGGGCGCCTTGTGGGGCGGCACTATCAACGCGGCGTCGAACTTCACCTTCTCGCCCGTGGCGGTCTCCAGCTCGTTCTTGCCTAAGCTCTTTATGGCGGGGTTCTGCCCCACGCCGATGTACTCGACACCTAACTGCTGTAGGAAGTTAGTCATCCATTTAGCGGCCACGGGGCCGAAGTTCTCGAAGGGCCTCTTCATGGGGTGGACCACCGTGATCTTGACCTTGTCCCTCAAGCCGCGGGTTAGGTAGTAGAAATGGGTGAGCATGGCGAGCTCTATAGGCGCAGGTGGGCATCTATACGGCATGGAGTGGACTCCGATGACTACGGTGCCCTGCTTTACTTGCGACAGCACGTCGGGCACTCTCAACGACGGCTCCAATTCCCAGGTGTGCGGGAATCCCGTGTCCACAGTCTCCGCGCCGAGGGCCACCACCAGGGCGTCGTAGCTGAACTCGCCGGCGGTAGTTTTGACCTTCCTATTGGCCGCATCTATGGCGGTCACCTTGGCCTTGACGAAGTTGACTCCGTGCCTCTTTATGTGTTCCAACGGGACTGATATCTGGTGGGGCTTCCTATAGCCGAAAGCAACGTAGAGGTAAGACGGGCGAAACTCCGTCCGGTCTTTGGCGTCTATCAACGTTATCTCGACCTCCTCGGGTCCCGCTACCTCTCTAACTTCTTTCGAGACTACCAAGCCGCCAGTGCCGCCGCCAAGGACCAACAGCCTTTTGGGCATATAGCTTGAAATTGACAGATATATAAATATTGCCGCGATAATCCAGATCGTTACTATATTTGAGAATAATTGTAGATGTAGAGTTCTGATCGAAACTTCATATCTAATATAGAAAATATATTGTCATAAAATATAATTAGAGAAAAAGGATCAAGGCTCATATAATTTAAAAATGAGATAAGTCTCACACTATGAGGATAACAATACTTATAGACAACTACCTCACACAACTTGCTACTTTGCGGCTTCGGCTTCTCGCTGAATGGGGCTTCGCCGCCTATATCCACGACTATAAGTTGCTCTACGATACAGGCCTTACAGGCGTTGCCCTATTGAACAACATGCGAGCGTTGGGCATAGATCCAGACGAGCCGCAGACGTTAGTAATAAGCCACAGACATATAGACCACACCGGCGGCATCAGGAAATTGCTAGAGGCTAGGTCGAAGCCTCTGAGGATAGTAGCCCACAGAAACCTCTTCGCCAGAGCCTACGCCAAAGACGAAGAGGGGAAGATCGAAGATATAGGCGTCGATTTCGACGAGGTCTTCTTGAAGTCAAAAGGCGCCGAGCTCGTATTGATAGAAGGCCCCTATAGGCTCAACGAGGCCGTTGTGGTCTCTGGAGAGATACCTAGGAAGTGGGGCCCCTCGCATCTAGGCGCCGTGATGGACAGCGTGCCGGACGATATGGCCCTATATGTCAACACGCCCGACGGCCTAGTCGTGCTTACCGGTTGCGGCCACTCAGGCGTCGAGAATATCGTCGAGTACGGCCTCCAGCTAACTGGAGCCAAGAGACTTAAGGCGCTCATCGGAGGCCTCCACTTCATGGGCCTCGGTGGAGAGAGGATAAACGAGGCGGTGAGCTATATAAAGAACAGGGAGCCCCAACTAGTGGTGGGAACCCACTGCACCGGCGTCTTGGGCCAAGCCGAGCTCGTCAAGGCGCTTGGCGCCAAGGCCAGACCGGGCGGCGTCGGTCTCACCATCGAGCTTTAGGCGGCAAGCCCAACATGGACCTCACAGCCTCGAGAAGCGCGTATTTAGCGCCTCCCCTATCGTAGGCGGCTAGCACCCTCGACCATTTTACTCTTGACGCGGCTAGAGTGAATAGCGTCGTGATAATGGCCATCAACGCCGCAGTAGTAACGTTGCCGAGGTGCTCCACGAACAGATCGGCTGTTGAGGCCGACAATAAGACTGATATAGACGATAGAACGATTTTCTCCGCAAATACAGAGGCGAGGAATCTAGGCAGGCCGTAGCCCATGGCGCCTAGCGGTATATAAAGGACATCGTCTGCAAGAGGCGACGCGGCAAATAGGAATACGGCGATATCTACGCCCAACTTTGATATTTTTCAAAGAGTCTTTTGGCATAATAGTACTCATCGTCCATGACTGCCTTCCCTATGCCGCGGCCGAATAAAAGAAGACGAAAGCCTTCCCGAGAGTTGCTCCTAAGGCCGTAGCTATTGCTATTAACATTAAGTTGAAAAATGTTATAAATACTTGCATAGATAATCGCAGTTAGATAGCCAGGTAAGGAGATAGAAGGCCGTTACGAATATTGTGAGTAAGTCTATAGGTCTCATGAACATTATAAGTTACCAAAAATTTATTTTTATGGAAATTTTTTGATTAAGCTCGTCTTGAGGACTTCGTCCCTCATTTCGGCCATGTGGGCTCTCACCCTCTCCCTCACCTCGGGGTACTTAATGCCGAGTATCCTAAGGGCGAGGTGGGCCGCATTGGCCGAATTGCCGATAGCGACGGTGGCGACCGGCGTGCCG
This region includes:
- a CDS encoding DUF1641 domain-containing protein, producing MSEAVLVPKADYERLLAEVQTLRREVEELSSLLLPIKIVLEKLPHLMADIQVFKVAAPLISMLSIMDSADINAMGAAMQGGVTCTSKALRQIAENGAPKVGLFGLLSAMRDPEVQKAMGLMLTILKSMGSCMEENLKQVSEK
- a CDS encoding FAD/NAD(P)-binding oxidoreductase; translated protein: MPKRLLVLGGGTGGLVVSKEVREVAGPEEVEITLIDAKDRTEFRPSYLYVAFGYRKPHQISVPLEHIKRHGVNFVKAKVTAIDAANRKVKTTAGEFSYDALVVALGAETVDTGFPHTWELEPSLRVPDVLSQVKQGTVVIGVHSMPYRCPPAPIELAMLTHFYYLTRGLRDKVKITVVHPMKRPFENFGPVAAKWMTNFLQQLGVEYIGVGQNPAIKSLGKNELETATGEKVKFDAALIVPPHKAPDPVLNSDLAKNGWAAPRNPANGDFRSANYDDVYVIGDVAAPNVPVGMAGTILHSYSPWVVSNLLADLLGISLGKPPFRIVGTCALDVGAYGMAAACDFTPFVKKQKPYPDCMFLPPSPVSRIFKEMFEKIYFNWLLGVVP
- a CDS encoding MBL fold metallo-hydrolase, yielding MRITILIDNYLTQLATLRLRLLAEWGFAAYIHDYKLLYDTGLTGVALLNNMRALGIDPDEPQTLVISHRHIDHTGGIRKLLEARSKPLRIVAHRNLFARAYAKDEEGKIEDIGVDFDEVFLKSKGAELVLIEGPYRLNEAVVVSGEIPRKWGPSHLGAVMDSVPDDMALYVNTPDGLVVLTGCGHSGVENIVEYGLQLTGAKRLKALIGGLHFMGLGGERINEAVSYIKNREPQLVVGTHCTGVLGQAELVKALGAKARPGGVGLTIEL
- a CDS encoding AMP-binding protein, producing the protein MGVVIPPSMKYKTIDVQEYVKIWRSSVESLEALTRFWGDWARRLVWRTPWRDVFDGRRWFPGGELNASVNVLDRHRGTYVWDKVGLIFETEEGNVRAYTYSQLHALVEAVAAKFRALGLGIGDYAVIYAPPLPETLASAWALARIGATFEWVFTGWGRWFLAMRLRALRPKLVVTADAFPRRGKPIRVKDNVDAALKSSGLEAKVVVVPRMGVDISTGPNDIYLADIPDSGERGPAYVESSYPLFALPATEAEGSEGTVLHETGGYLTQTYATTIWMGLRPRDTYFCTVLPGWITGITYVLFGPFMVGSTVVVYEGGPDYPSWDRWWEIVEKRAVTVFLTTVGALRLLSKFSSVERYNLDTLRLVLTTAEPMEEEVWWWAYRSITGRAAVYDYDPKGGGGRIPVIHYYITREVGTFFAGNLPNFAFAPIKPGTSGLPFPGFALDSIGPDGTSVRNSAGRLVLRMPWPAMPLESHRWRSGLFYLGDYGIIDSQMYVRVVGRDDGVLKVNGYRISPGDIKKALAEAGVEAEVKARFDPQKFQVPLVRTRAPPEEVIRTVRTLVGPIAEPEVEQLY
- a CDS encoding hydrogenase maturation protease, whose product is MERLRVVGLGNPIYGDDGFGSCLAQYLSLFNDFVLDGNAHGVGILGNLTDANVLVFIDVDIRLPPGAVALERIEGSLTVDETRMVDAHRAPPSLLVGYLRAMGKPVEAYLVAVGPRRIEPMAPPSREVLEASPKAVALLKEVLGKYGVELKVEGDPRGAVEECYKRALGWRTS